The proteins below are encoded in one region of Nocardioides marmorisolisilvae:
- a CDS encoding acyl-CoA carboxylase subunit beta produces MSSQPGPVDADTDVPTDIDIHTTAGKLADLDRRIEKAVHAGSAKAVEKQHARGKKTARERIELLFDEGSFVELDELARHRSTSFGLEKNRPYGDGVITGYGTIDGRQACVFSQDFTVFGGSLGQVYGEKITKVMDLAMRTGCPIIGINEGAGARIQEGVVSLGLYGEIFKRNVHASGVIPQISLIMGSCAGGHVYSPAVTDFTIMVDGTSNMFITGPDVIKTVTGEDVTMEDLGGARAHNTKSGNAHYMGADEEDAIEYVKALLSYLPQNNLDEPPAYVPEGSAADRLEITDLDRELDTLVPDSPNQPYDMKTVITSILDDGEFLEVMPLFAGNIVVGYGRVEGKPVGVVANQPMQFAGTLDIDASEKAARFVRTCDAFNIPVLTFVDVPGFLPGTDQEWNGIIRRGAKLIFAYAEATVPLVTIITRKAYGGAYDVMGSKHLGADINLAWPSAQIAVMGAQGAVNILYRKELAKADDPEARRAELIQDYEDTLANPYVAAERGYVDAVIAPHETRVEVVRALRLLATKRETLPAKKHGNIPL; encoded by the coding sequence GTGAGCTCACAGCCGGGTCCAGTCGACGCCGACACCGACGTCCCCACCGACATCGACATCCACACCACGGCAGGCAAGCTCGCCGACCTCGACCGACGCATCGAGAAGGCGGTTCACGCCGGCTCGGCGAAGGCCGTGGAGAAGCAGCACGCCCGTGGCAAGAAGACCGCCCGCGAGCGGATCGAGCTGCTCTTCGACGAGGGTTCCTTCGTCGAGCTCGATGAGCTCGCCCGGCACCGGTCCACCTCATTCGGCCTGGAGAAGAACCGGCCGTACGGCGACGGCGTGATCACCGGCTACGGCACCATCGACGGCCGTCAGGCCTGCGTGTTCTCGCAGGACTTCACCGTCTTCGGCGGCTCCCTGGGCCAGGTCTACGGCGAGAAGATCACCAAGGTGATGGACCTGGCGATGAGGACCGGCTGCCCGATCATCGGCATTAACGAGGGAGCCGGCGCCCGCATCCAGGAGGGCGTGGTCAGCCTCGGCTTGTACGGCGAGATCTTCAAGCGCAACGTGCACGCCTCCGGGGTCATCCCGCAGATCAGCCTGATCATGGGCTCCTGCGCCGGCGGCCACGTCTACTCCCCGGCGGTCACCGACTTCACGATCATGGTCGACGGAACCTCCAACATGTTCATCACCGGGCCCGACGTGATCAAGACCGTCACCGGCGAGGACGTCACGATGGAGGACCTGGGCGGCGCCCGGGCACACAACACCAAGTCGGGCAACGCCCACTACATGGGCGCCGACGAGGAGGACGCGATCGAATACGTCAAGGCGCTGTTGTCCTACCTGCCGCAGAACAACCTCGACGAGCCTCCGGCCTACGTCCCCGAGGGCTCGGCGGCCGACCGCCTCGAGATCACCGACCTCGACCGCGAGCTGGACACCCTGGTCCCGGACTCCCCCAACCAGCCCTATGACATGAAGACCGTGATCACCTCGATCCTCGACGACGGCGAGTTCCTCGAGGTGATGCCGCTGTTCGCCGGCAACATCGTCGTCGGCTACGGCCGGGTCGAGGGCAAGCCCGTAGGCGTCGTGGCCAACCAGCCGATGCAGTTCGCGGGCACGCTGGACATCGACGCCTCCGAGAAGGCCGCGCGCTTCGTGCGCACCTGCGACGCCTTCAACATCCCGGTCCTGACCTTCGTCGACGTGCCCGGATTCCTGCCTGGCACCGATCAGGAGTGGAACGGCATCATCCGGCGCGGCGCGAAGCTGATCTTCGCCTATGCCGAGGCCACCGTTCCGCTGGTCACGATCATCACCCGCAAGGCGTACGGCGGCGCCTATGACGTGATGGGCTCCAAGCACCTGGGCGCGGACATCAACCTTGCCTGGCCGAGCGCCCAGATCGCGGTGATGGGTGCCCAGGGCGCAGTGAACATCCTCTACCGCAAGGAGCTCGCGAAGGCCGACGATCCGGAGGCACGTCGCGCGGAGCTGATCCAGGACTACGAGGACACCCTGGCCAACCCGTACGTCGCCGCCGAGCGCGGCTACGTCGACGCGGTGATCGCCCCCCACGAGACCCGAGTCGAGGTCGTCCGGGCACTGCGTCTGCTGGCCACGAAGCGCGAGACGCTGCCGGCGAAGAAGCACGGGAACATCCCGCTGTGA
- a CDS encoding acyl-CoA carboxylase subunit epsilon — protein MSEVDGVPAEQPPLLRVLTPGTTAEEVAALVAVLSAMGSDAPEPPRRTSAWSDPRRRLTPSYPHGPGGWHASGLPR, from the coding sequence GTGAGCGAGGTGGACGGCGTCCCGGCCGAGCAGCCGCCGCTGCTGAGGGTGCTCACCCCGGGCACCACGGCCGAGGAGGTGGCCGCGCTCGTCGCGGTGCTCTCGGCGATGGGATCGGACGCACCCGAGCCGCCGCGCCGGACCAGCGCGTGGTCGGACCCCCGACGCAGGCTCACCCCGTCGTACCCGCACGGACCGGGCGGCTGGCACGCGAGCGGGCTCCCGCGCTGA
- a CDS encoding HAD family hydrolase, with translation MIRLVATDLDGTLLRSDLTVSRRTRAALDRVRAAGVPVVPVTARQPIGLAPIAAEAGFEGWALCGNGAHGLHLSTGETLFEAHLDVAVQQALAEALSSAVPDLLFVSVRERGDVFVAQHGYAAMASFSDHKRDPATMAEHSLADVLAEPSLKLVVRHASLPNDELVATIRGLGLAGFEVTHSGAPFVEVLAQGVTKAWGLDRLCRHLGVDRAEVLAFGDAPNDAEMLAWAGRGVAVANAAPETLAAAGETTLSNEEDGVAAVLEALLPD, from the coding sequence GTGATCCGGCTCGTCGCGACTGATCTGGACGGCACCCTGCTGCGTTCCGACCTCACCGTCAGCCGACGGACGAGGGCGGCACTGGACCGGGTGCGTGCGGCCGGCGTACCCGTGGTGCCGGTGACGGCCCGCCAGCCGATCGGGCTGGCCCCGATCGCTGCGGAGGCGGGCTTCGAGGGATGGGCGCTGTGCGGCAACGGCGCGCACGGCCTGCACCTGTCCACCGGCGAGACCCTCTTCGAGGCGCACCTCGACGTGGCGGTCCAGCAGGCTCTGGCCGAGGCACTGAGCTCCGCCGTCCCGGACCTGCTCTTCGTGAGCGTCCGCGAGCGCGGTGACGTGTTCGTCGCCCAGCACGGCTACGCGGCGATGGCCTCGTTCAGCGACCACAAGCGCGATCCGGCCACCATGGCTGAGCACTCCCTCGCGGACGTCCTCGCCGAGCCGAGCCTCAAGCTCGTCGTCCGCCATGCCAGTCTGCCCAACGACGAGCTGGTCGCGACGATCCGCGGCCTGGGGCTGGCCGGCTTCGAGGTGACGCACTCCGGTGCTCCATTCGTGGAGGTGCTCGCCCAGGGCGTCACCAAGGCCTGGGGCCTGGACCGACTGTGCCGCCATCTCGGCGTGGACCGCGCAGAGGTGCTGGCCTTCGGCGATGCACCGAACGACGCGGAGATGCTGGCCTGGGCGGGCCGCGGAGTCGCGGTCGCGAACGCCGCGCCCGAGACGCTCGCCGCCGCGGGCGAGACCACCCTGAGCAACGAGGAGGACGGCGTCGCCGCCGTGCTGGAGGCCCTGCTACCGGACTGA
- a CDS encoding Maf family protein: MSQPLPRLVLASQSPARLKTLQQAGLRPHVVVSGVDESRVEEDDPSALVLRLAQLKAVAVAAHEPRALVVGCDSVLEFEGATYGKPTDAADVIDRWQRMRGKVGVLHTGHCVIDTHREVWLARAAATQVRFAQVSDDEIRAYVATGEPLRVAGAFTLDGRGSAFVSGITGDPHNVVGLSVPLLRLMFEELGFVWTDFWGH; encoded by the coding sequence GTGTCGCAGCCGCTGCCCCGCCTCGTCCTGGCGTCCCAGTCCCCCGCCCGCCTGAAGACCCTGCAGCAGGCCGGGCTGCGCCCGCATGTGGTGGTCAGCGGCGTCGACGAGTCACGGGTCGAGGAGGACGACCCGAGCGCGCTCGTGCTGCGGTTGGCCCAGCTCAAGGCGGTGGCCGTCGCGGCCCACGAGCCGCGAGCCCTGGTGGTCGGGTGTGACTCGGTGCTGGAGTTCGAGGGCGCGACGTACGGCAAGCCGACCGATGCCGCGGACGTGATCGACCGCTGGCAGCGAATGCGCGGCAAGGTCGGTGTGCTGCACACCGGCCACTGCGTGATCGACACCCACCGCGAGGTCTGGCTGGCCAGGGCGGCCGCCACCCAGGTCCGGTTCGCCCAGGTCTCCGACGACGAGATCCGCGCCTACGTGGCGACCGGCGAGCCGTTGCGCGTCGCTGGGGCGTTCACCCTGGACGGGCGCGGCTCGGCATTCGTCTCGGGGATCACCGGCGACCCCCACAACGTGGTCGGACTCAGCGTCCCGCTGCTGCGGCTGATGTTCGAGGAGCTGGGCTTCGTCTGGACCGACTTCTGGGGCCACTGA
- a CDS encoding acyl-CoA dehydrogenase family protein, whose amino-acid sequence MSFDLSPEHEQFRRIVRDFADKEIAPHAAQWDREHVFPVDVVHKMGDLGLFGLTAPEEYGGAGTHDGAFTSLCLAIEELGRVDQSMGITLEAGVGLGINPVLTFGTEEQKQTWLPDLVAGRRLAGFGLTEPGAGSDAGATRTKAELVDGEWVINGSKQFITNSGSEITSLVTVTARTGVRPATGSGPERPEISTIMVPAGTPGFTAEKAYDKLGWHASDTHPLTFTDCRVPEANLLGERGRGFAQFLATLDDGRVAIAALAVGSIQACLDMSVQYAGERQTFGGPIGRKQGVAFQIADLEVMLQTSRLLTYKAAAMKDAMGRPGGPAPAAFKHAAAIAKLHATEAAVTATRIATQVFGGYGFMEEYPVARFYRDAKVLEIGEGTSEVQRMLIARGLGLPVE is encoded by the coding sequence ATGAGCTTCGACCTATCCCCCGAGCACGAGCAGTTCCGTCGTATCGTCCGCGACTTCGCGGACAAGGAGATCGCCCCGCACGCGGCGCAGTGGGACAGGGAGCACGTCTTCCCGGTCGACGTCGTGCACAAGATGGGCGACCTGGGGCTCTTCGGCCTCACCGCGCCGGAGGAGTACGGCGGGGCCGGCACCCACGACGGTGCCTTCACCTCGCTGTGCCTGGCGATCGAGGAGCTCGGCCGCGTCGACCAGTCGATGGGCATCACGCTGGAGGCCGGCGTGGGCCTGGGCATCAACCCGGTGCTCACCTTCGGCACGGAGGAGCAGAAGCAGACCTGGCTCCCCGACCTCGTTGCAGGGCGGCGCCTGGCCGGGTTCGGACTGACCGAGCCCGGAGCTGGCTCGGACGCGGGAGCGACGCGGACCAAGGCGGAGCTCGTTGACGGGGAATGGGTGATCAACGGGAGCAAGCAGTTCATCACCAACTCCGGCTCCGAGATCACCTCGCTGGTGACCGTGACGGCCCGCACCGGCGTACGCCCGGCGACCGGCTCAGGGCCGGAGAGGCCGGAGATCTCGACGATCATGGTCCCCGCAGGCACGCCCGGCTTCACCGCCGAGAAGGCCTACGACAAGCTCGGCTGGCACGCCAGCGACACCCATCCCCTCACCTTCACCGACTGCCGGGTGCCCGAGGCCAACCTCCTCGGCGAGCGGGGCCGCGGCTTCGCACAGTTCCTGGCCACGCTCGACGACGGTCGAGTCGCGATCGCCGCGCTGGCGGTCGGCAGCATCCAGGCGTGCCTGGACATGAGCGTCCAGTACGCCGGTGAGCGGCAGACCTTCGGCGGGCCGATCGGTCGCAAGCAGGGCGTCGCGTTCCAGATCGCCGACCTCGAGGTGATGCTGCAGACCTCGCGCTTGCTCACCTACAAGGCGGCCGCGATGAAGGACGCGATGGGCCGGCCCGGGGGACCGGCGCCCGCTGCGTTCAAGCACGCTGCCGCGATCGCCAAGCTGCACGCCACCGAGGCCGCCGTGACCGCGACCCGGATCGCGACCCAGGTGTTCGGCGGCTATGGCTTCATGGAGGAGTATCCGGTCGCACGGTTCTACCGCGATGCCAAGGTGCTCGAGATCGGCGAGGGCACCTCGGAGGTGCAGCGGATGCTCATCGCGCGGGGCCTGGGCCTTCCGGTCGAGTAG
- a CDS encoding DUF2269 family protein, with the protein MFKIMLALHLLTAIFAIGPLVGAVTTASRGLRSGDATATATSARTLTIYSYASVIVVIFGFGLMSAKAPWDKSKTVADFGDTWIWLSLLLWLVAMALVLAVVVPALKKAGVAIGGSQPVNALVGRVAGAGGVVGLLFAAIVFLMVYQPGS; encoded by the coding sequence ATGTTCAAGATCATGCTGGCTCTGCACCTGCTCACCGCGATCTTCGCGATCGGGCCGCTGGTGGGCGCCGTGACCACCGCCTCCCGCGGGCTGCGCAGCGGCGACGCCACCGCCACCGCCACCTCCGCGCGGACCTTGACGATCTACTCCTACGCCTCGGTCATCGTGGTCATCTTCGGCTTCGGGCTGATGTCGGCCAAGGCGCCGTGGGACAAGTCGAAGACCGTCGCGGACTTCGGTGACACCTGGATCTGGCTGTCCCTGCTGCTGTGGCTGGTCGCCATGGCGCTGGTGCTCGCCGTGGTCGTCCCGGCACTGAAGAAGGCCGGGGTCGCGATCGGCGGCAGCCAGCCCGTCAACGCCCTGGTGGGCCGGGTCGCCGGGGCCGGCGGAGTGGTCGGCCTGCTGTTCGCGGCCATCGTGTTCTTGATGGTCTACCAGCCTGGGAGCTGA
- a CDS encoding acetyl/propionyl/methylcrotonyl-CoA carboxylase subunit alpha — translation MPDIKPLQKVLVANRGEIAVRVVRACKDAGIASVAVYADPDRDALFVRLADEAHSLGGATPAESYLDIEKIVAVAKKSGADSVHPGYGFLAENADFAQAVLDAGLVWIGPPPAAIEALGDKARAKHIAQKANAPLAPGTKDPVKDADEIVAFAKANGLPVAIKAVFGGGGRGLKVARTLEEIPEQFESAVREAVAAFGRGECLVEKFLDRPRHVETQCLADQHGNVVVVSTRDCSLQRRHQKLVEEAPAPFLSEDQLARLYESSKAILKEAGYVGAGTCEFLVAADGTISFLEVNTRLQVEHCVSEEVTGIDLVREMFRVAAGEELGYDDPEIRGHSIEFRINAEDGGRNFMPAPGTLSRWQPPSGPGVRLDGGYVEGETIPGSFDSLIAKLIVSGRDRTQALERSRRALAEFVVDGMPTVIPFHRTVVEDPAYVGASNPSGVGAFGVYTTWIETDFDNQIEPYSGATAEAPEAAERQHVTVEVGGKRLEVVLPAGLGGLGGASTGPGAKRPKRSAARKAGAAVSGDAVASPMQGTIVKVAVEDGATVAEGDVIVVLEAMKMEQPLKAHKAGTVTGLSAEVGATVTNGEVVCEIKDAG, via the coding sequence GTGCCCGACATCAAGCCGCTGCAGAAGGTTCTCGTCGCGAACCGTGGCGAGATCGCCGTCCGAGTGGTTCGCGCCTGCAAGGACGCGGGCATCGCATCGGTCGCGGTGTACGCCGACCCCGACCGTGATGCCCTGTTCGTCCGGCTCGCCGACGAGGCACACTCCCTCGGTGGCGCGACACCCGCAGAGTCCTATCTCGACATCGAGAAGATCGTCGCGGTGGCGAAGAAGTCGGGTGCCGACTCGGTGCACCCCGGCTACGGCTTCCTCGCCGAGAACGCCGACTTCGCCCAGGCGGTCCTTGACGCCGGGCTGGTCTGGATCGGCCCACCGCCGGCCGCCATCGAGGCGCTCGGCGACAAGGCCAGGGCCAAGCACATCGCCCAGAAGGCCAACGCCCCGCTGGCTCCGGGCACCAAGGATCCCGTCAAGGACGCCGACGAGATCGTCGCATTCGCGAAGGCCAACGGCCTGCCGGTGGCGATCAAGGCGGTCTTCGGCGGCGGCGGCCGTGGGCTCAAGGTCGCTCGCACCCTCGAAGAGATCCCCGAGCAGTTCGAGTCGGCGGTCCGTGAGGCGGTCGCGGCATTCGGTCGCGGCGAGTGCCTGGTGGAGAAGTTCCTCGACCGGCCGCGGCATGTCGAGACCCAGTGCCTTGCGGACCAGCACGGCAACGTCGTGGTGGTCTCCACCCGGGACTGCTCGCTGCAGCGCCGACACCAGAAGCTCGTCGAGGAGGCCCCTGCGCCGTTCCTCTCCGAGGATCAGCTGGCCCGCCTCTACGAGTCGTCCAAGGCGATCCTGAAGGAGGCCGGGTACGTCGGCGCCGGCACCTGCGAGTTCCTCGTCGCCGCCGACGGCACGATCTCCTTCCTCGAGGTCAACACCCGCCTGCAGGTCGAGCACTGCGTCTCCGAGGAGGTCACCGGCATCGACCTGGTCCGGGAGATGTTCCGGGTCGCCGCTGGGGAGGAACTCGGCTACGACGACCCGGAGATCCGCGGCCACTCCATCGAGTTCCGGATCAACGCCGAGGACGGCGGCCGCAACTTCATGCCCGCGCCCGGAACCCTGAGCAGGTGGCAGCCGCCGAGCGGCCCGGGGGTGCGCCTCGACGGCGGCTATGTCGAGGGCGAGACCATTCCCGGTTCGTTCGACTCCCTGATCGCGAAGCTGATCGTGAGCGGCCGGGACCGCACCCAGGCCCTCGAGCGGTCCCGTCGCGCACTGGCGGAGTTCGTGGTCGACGGCATGCCGACGGTGATCCCCTTCCACCGGACGGTCGTCGAGGACCCGGCGTACGTCGGCGCCTCGAACCCGAGCGGTGTCGGCGCCTTCGGCGTCTACACCACCTGGATCGAGACCGACTTCGACAACCAGATCGAGCCTTACTCCGGCGCGACGGCGGAGGCCCCGGAGGCCGCCGAGCGGCAGCACGTCACGGTCGAGGTCGGCGGCAAGCGGCTCGAGGTCGTCCTCCCTGCGGGCCTCGGCGGGCTCGGCGGAGCCTCGACCGGGCCCGGGGCGAAGAGGCCGAAGCGGTCCGCTGCCAGGAAGGCGGGTGCCGCCGTGTCCGGCGACGCGGTCGCGAGCCCGATGCAGGGCACGATCGTCAAGGTGGCCGTCGAGGACGGCGCGACGGTCGCCGAGGGCGACGTCATCGTCGTGCTCGAGGCGATGAAGATGGAGCAGCCCCTCAAGGCCCACAAGGCGGGCACGGTCACGGGTCTGTCGGCGGAGGTCGGCGCCACGGTCACCAATGGCGAGGTCGTCTGCGAGATCAAGGACGCCGGCTGA
- the efeU gene encoding iron uptake transporter permease EfeU, with the protein MLPTFVIGLREGLEAALIVGIIAAFLRRQRRGDLLRQMAGGVTLAVLVCIGVGVALEAFSRDLPQQQQEGLETVIGLLAVAMVTYMVAWMKEHSRGLKHQLEGAAAEAMAGGGSRAGRAMVFMAFLAVLREGFETVVFLLAAFNESGAGAAALVGAVLGIAVAIALGYGIYRGGVRINLSKFFRATGLVLVLVAAGLVVSALHTAHEAGWLDVGQQQVLDLSWLVQPGSVLSSLLTGMLGIQPHPALIEVVGWLVYLVPVGVFVTWPQHRPVPLRGLARGFTAGAVLALASGTVVAVLAPSAPTSRPTTTDKTISARVLAVEADSATVRTQDLFPLTGRDRGPRALHLTHTGATTMSGVAAQTYQVRLFGRGSGPATLTTRAAAALNGGRLPVGVLPGSHHSIAARYRTTRVLDVSIEPRTRRVLDVHWSATEHVEVPGPAGDTLTLGRPLRKAAASLSTSARDAATAAAKDDLATLDRHRHMTSLGWLLGSLGVAGSIGAALVQRRRRAGATVPAMEPTPEPSRG; encoded by the coding sequence GTGCTGCCGACCTTCGTCATCGGACTTCGAGAGGGCCTCGAAGCGGCCCTGATCGTGGGCATCATCGCGGCGTTCCTGCGTCGGCAGCGCCGCGGCGACCTGCTCCGTCAGATGGCCGGCGGCGTCACGCTCGCGGTCCTGGTGTGCATCGGCGTCGGCGTCGCCCTCGAGGCCTTCTCCCGCGACCTGCCCCAGCAGCAGCAGGAGGGCCTGGAGACCGTCATCGGCCTGCTGGCCGTCGCCATGGTCACCTACATGGTGGCGTGGATGAAGGAGCACTCCCGCGGTCTCAAGCACCAGCTCGAGGGTGCCGCGGCCGAGGCGATGGCCGGCGGCGGCTCGCGGGCGGGGCGGGCCATGGTGTTCATGGCCTTCCTCGCCGTGCTGCGCGAGGGATTCGAGACGGTCGTCTTCCTGCTCGCCGCCTTCAACGAGTCCGGCGCCGGTGCCGCGGCGCTGGTCGGCGCAGTCCTGGGCATCGCGGTGGCGATCGCGCTCGGCTACGGCATCTACCGCGGCGGCGTGCGGATCAACCTCTCGAAGTTCTTCCGAGCCACCGGCCTGGTGCTGGTCCTCGTGGCCGCCGGGCTCGTGGTCAGCGCGCTCCACACCGCCCACGAGGCCGGCTGGCTCGATGTCGGCCAGCAGCAGGTGCTGGACCTCTCCTGGCTGGTGCAGCCGGGGTCGGTGCTCTCCTCCTTGCTGACCGGCATGCTCGGCATCCAACCGCACCCCGCCCTGATCGAGGTGGTGGGCTGGCTGGTGTACCTCGTCCCGGTCGGTGTCTTCGTGACCTGGCCCCAGCACCGCCCAGTGCCGCTGCGGGGCCTGGCCCGCGGGTTCACGGCGGGAGCGGTCCTCGCGCTCGCGTCCGGCACCGTCGTCGCCGTGCTCGCACCGTCCGCACCGACGAGCCGACCGACCACGACGGACAAGACGATCAGCGCTCGGGTGCTGGCGGTCGAGGCGGACTCCGCAACCGTGCGCACCCAGGACCTGTTCCCGCTGACCGGCCGGGACCGGGGTCCGCGCGCGCTCCACCTGACGCACACCGGGGCGACGACCATGTCCGGGGTCGCGGCGCAGACCTACCAGGTGCGACTGTTCGGTCGTGGGAGCGGCCCCGCGACACTGACCACACGGGCGGCTGCGGCACTGAACGGCGGCCGCCTCCCGGTCGGCGTGCTGCCGGGCTCCCACCACTCGATCGCCGCGAGGTACCGCACGACCAGGGTCCTCGACGTCTCCATCGAACCGCGCACCCGGCGCGTGCTGGACGTGCACTGGTCGGCTACCGAGCACGTCGAGGTACCTGGCCCCGCCGGCGACACCCTCACCCTGGGCCGACCGCTGCGCAAGGCCGCAGCCTCCCTGTCGACGAGCGCCCGCGACGCTGCCACCGCTGCCGCGAAGGACGACCTGGCGACCCTGGATCGCCACCGGCACATGACCTCCCTGGGCTGGCTGCTGGGCAGCCTCGGCGTGGCCGGATCGATCGGCGCGGCGCTGGTGCAGCGCCGGCGGCGGGCCGGCGCGACCGTCCCCGCGATGGAACCGACCCCGGAACCGAGTCGTGGATGA
- the efeO gene encoding iron uptake system protein EfeO, producing MRPATTHAVGTGLLAFALLPVLAGCGSGDPARTADPSGGSAHHATVTITSAHGCSLDRTTLGAGGITFSVKNVDATAVSEVELLSGQRIVGEKENLPPGFGGTFSVNADAGNYTLYCPGATPERQAVTVTGTAATTDESTATLLRKATRGYSTYVSTQVGYLLQGVRKLDRALHGGNLRAAQVAYAQARPFYEKIEPVAESFTVGRNNLDADIDARANDVPASRFMGFHRIEKGLFADKSLDGLAPFGDGLVRNVKKLQKLTAGLRYQPTELANGAQELLDEVAATKVTGEEERYSHIDLLDVANNVEGAEQAFAQLTPVMKEVDGDLTEQIEHRFAALDKLVESYRDANEPSGYRLYTTLDPSDKRQLAAAVKAVQEPLSRVAATVATA from the coding sequence ATGCGCCCTGCCACGACCCACGCCGTCGGGACCGGACTGCTCGCCTTCGCGCTCCTGCCCGTGCTCGCCGGCTGCGGCTCCGGCGACCCTGCTCGAACGGCGGACCCCTCGGGCGGCAGCGCCCACCACGCCACCGTGACGATCACCAGTGCACACGGATGCAGCCTCGACCGGACCACGCTCGGGGCAGGCGGGATCACCTTCTCGGTGAAGAACGTCGACGCCACCGCGGTCTCCGAGGTCGAGCTGCTCAGTGGCCAGCGGATCGTCGGCGAGAAGGAGAACCTGCCGCCCGGCTTCGGCGGCACCTTCTCGGTCAACGCCGACGCCGGCAACTACACGCTCTACTGCCCCGGCGCCACCCCCGAGCGGCAGGCCGTGACGGTCACCGGCACCGCCGCGACCACCGACGAGAGCACCGCGACCCTGCTCCGCAAGGCCACCAGGGGCTACTCGACGTACGTCAGCACACAAGTGGGCTACCTCCTCCAGGGCGTGCGCAAGCTCGACCGTGCGCTGCACGGCGGCAACCTCCGCGCGGCCCAGGTCGCCTATGCGCAGGCCCGGCCCTTCTACGAGAAGATCGAGCCCGTCGCGGAGTCGTTCACGGTCGGCCGGAACAACCTGGACGCCGACATCGACGCCCGGGCCAACGACGTGCCGGCGAGCCGCTTCATGGGCTTCCATCGGATCGAGAAGGGCCTCTTCGCGGACAAGAGCCTCGACGGCCTGGCCCCCTTCGGCGACGGCCTGGTCCGCAACGTGAAGAAGCTGCAGAAGCTGACCGCCGGGCTCAGGTATCAGCCGACCGAGCTCGCCAACGGCGCCCAGGAGCTCCTCGACGAGGTCGCGGCCACCAAGGTCACCGGCGAGGAGGAGCGCTACTCCCACATCGACCTGCTCGACGTCGCCAACAACGTCGAGGGCGCCGAGCAGGCCTTCGCCCAGCTCACGCCGGTCATGAAGGAGGTGGACGGGGACCTGACCGAGCAGATCGAGCACCGCTTCGCGGCATTGGACAAGCTCGTCGAGAGCTACCGCGACGCGAACGAGCCGTCGGGCTACCGGCTCTACACGACGCTCGACCCGTCGGACAAGCGTCAGCTCGCCGCCGCGGTCAAGGCGGTGCAGGAGCCGCTGTCGCGAGTGGCAGCCACGGTGGCCACCGCCTGA